The following are from one region of the Capsicum annuum cultivar UCD-10X-F1 chromosome 1, UCD10Xv1.1, whole genome shotgun sequence genome:
- the LOC107868493 gene encoding uncharacterized protein LOC107868493 isoform X1 encodes MPTRMVTYLRERTVYVAVLVEGPRRRKNSSTNNKIHHYQHQHLHVRHVVNGRGYNRKAQLLEYSRNLRAANRSQPSVSQPVQRQNSQPSTPMVPQHVQRQNSQKYFFQIVAVKNKPKYVTVPACMGNWKFVMPRFLRSFMSQNKKSKKKKKKNMASKTNKIKAMVKSFQVQRKSGLFSKFFASVRKGHR; translated from the exons atgccAACAAGAATG GTAACATACTTAAGAGAAAGAACTGTATATGTAGCTGTTCTTGTAGAGGGACCAAGAAGAAGGAAAAACagttcaacaaacaacaaaattcaTCACTATCAACATCAACATCTTCATGTTAGACATGTTGTTAATGGTAGAGGATACAATAGGAAAGCTCAACTTCTTGAATACTCAAGAAATCTTCGAGCTGCGAATCGATCACAACCATCAGTTTCACAGCCAGTCCAAAGACAGAATTCTCAG CCATCAACACCTATGGTTCCACAGCACGTCCAAAGACAGAATTCACAG AAGTATTTTTTCCAGATAGTTGCAGTGAAAAACAAGCCAAAATATGTAACTGTACCAGCTTGTATGGGGAACTGGAAATTTGTTATGCCAAGGTTCCTCAGATCATTCATGTCTCAGAATAAGAAatccaagaagaagaagaagaagaatatggcTTCTAAAACCAATAAAATAAAAGCCATGGTGAAAAGTTTTCAG GTTCAAAGAAAGTCTGGCCTATTCTCCAAATTTTTTGCTTCAGTACGGAAGGGTCATCGATGA
- the LOC107868506 gene encoding subtilisin-like protease SBT2.5 yields MRKSCMQNKCLLKMTTFTSPSNVQYKISLVMANILTFIALSFITTWEPFMANAKIFIVLMEDDPFVSTKSKNFEDIDVYKGRMRRQHDMLLGSHLERSVYTKVYSYTHLINGFAIHLTSDEALDILQNAEGVRAIYEDVKMKKLTTHTPDFLGLPTGVWPKLGGPTASGAGVVIGMIDTGINPFHPSFLAQASNGGGWGIVVKSGKFKGKCVTGDRFPGTACNNKIVGAQYFARAATAAGEFNASRDYASPFDSDGHGSHTASTAAGNHDVPVIVNHFNYGYASGMAPGAGIAVYKAMYSFGGFMSDVVAAVDQAVEDGVDILSLSVGPASIPSGPSAFLNVLEMQLLFATRAGVLVVQAAGNGGPSPTSILSFSPWITSVAASTTDRKYNNSIVLGNGQSFSGSGLSPPTLSGVYFPLAAASDVCKGNTTSALLTVESCQETEPFVRALVHGKIVICTYTFDFESETASIANVADTIQKIGAAGFVLTMDPDIGSEKIKGSTMTLSVPGLILNSMEASTALREYYNSKTLRSRSGKAISFRATARILDGRQASYTRQDPVVASYSSRGPDVNNAQLDTADVLKPNIMAPGSLIWASWSPTSEGDQYIKGQNFALLSGTSMATPHIAGIAALIKERHPRWSPAAIISAMMTTADVTGRSGTPILAQQANQLAPATPFDLGAGLINPSRAIDPGLIFKAKFKHYVLFLCSVPGVDEMSVRRAVGVGCPNKKKAWCSDLNTPSVTISNLIGSRNVIRRVTNVGGGDEKYQVIVQEPLGVSVSVTPQVFKIIADASRRITIVLNATQTTNTYSFGEIVFLGNQNHTVRMPLAVFVSSTLHS; encoded by the exons AtgagaaaatcatgcatgcaaaacAAGTGCCTTTTAAAAATGACAACTTTTACCTCTCCTTCAAATGTTCAATACAAAATATCTCTAGTAATGGCAAACATTTTAACCTTCATTGCCCTCTCTTTTATCACTACATGGGAGCCCTTCATGGCAAATGCAAAAATCTTCATAGTTCTAATGGAAGATGACCCTTTTGTATctacaaaatcaaa AAATTTTGAAGACATTGATGTCTACAAAGGAAGGATGAGAAGACAACATGACATGCTTCTAGGATCTCACCTAGAAAGAAGTGTGTATACCAAAGTTTACAGCTATACTCATTTGATCAATGGATTTGCCATTCATTTGACATCTGATGAG GCACTTGATATTCTGCAGAATGCAGAAGGTGTTAGAGCCATTTATGAAGATGTAAAGATGAAGAAGCTGACAACACATACACCTGACTTTTTAGGACTTCCTACTGGTGTCTGGCCAAAATTAGGTGGTCCTACAGCTTCAGGGGCAGGAGTTGTGATTGGTATGATCGACACTGGAATCAATCCATTCCATCCTAGCTTTTTGGCTCAAGCATCAAATGGTGGTGGCTGGGGCATAGTTGTGAAAagtggaaagttcaaagggaagtGTGTGACTGGGGATAGATTCCCTGGAACCGCCTGCAACAACAAGATAGTTGGAGCTCAATATTTTGCAAGAGCTGCAACTGCTGCTGGCGAATTCAATGCCTCTCGTGACTATGCTTCCCCTTTTGATTCTGATGGCCATGGAAG CCATACAGCATCAACTGCAGCAGGAAATCATGATGTTCCTGTCATCGTCAACCATTTCAACTATGGTTATGCAAGTGGTATGGCTCCAGGAGCAGG GATTGCTGTGTATAAGGCCATGTACTCTTTTGGAGGTTTCATGTCGGATGTTGTGGCTGCGGTGGATCAG GCTGTGGAAGATGGAGTGGATATACTAAGCCTTTCTGTAGGGCCAGCAAGTATTCCTTCAGGTCCTTCTGCTTTCCTCAATGTTCTTGAAATGCAGCTTTTATTTGCAACAAGAGCTGGTGTGCTGGTTGTTCAAGCTGCTGGAAATGGTGGTCCTTCTCCAACTTCCATTCTTTCCTTCAGTCCCTGGATCACAAGTGTTGCTGCCTCCACTACGGATCGTAAATATAATAATTCAATTGTTCTAGGCAATGGACAAAGCTTCTCTGGCAGTGGCCTTTCGC CTCCAACACTTTCAGGAGTGTATTTCCCACTTGCTGCTGCATCTGACGTTTGTAAAGGGAACACTACTTCTGCTCTCTTAACAGTTGAGAGCTGCCAGGAGACAGAACCATTCGTTCGAGCTTTAGTTCATGGGAAGATAGTAATATGTACATACACCTTTGATTTTGAATCAGAGACGGCAAGCATAGCTAACGTTGCTGATACCATACAAAAAATAGGGGCTGCTGGCTTTGTACTGACAATGGACCCTGATATTGGTTCAGAAAAAATTAAGGGATCTACGATGACTTTGTCGGTACCTGGTCTAATCTTGAACAGCATGGAAGCATCTACG GCGCTGCGCGAATACTATAACTCGAAGACATTAAGAAGTAGAAGTGGCAAGGCTATTAGTTTCAGAGCTACAGCAAGAATTTTAGACGGGAGACAAGCTAGTTATACCAGGCAGGATCCTGTTGTGGCATCATATTCATCTAGAGGTCCTGATGTGAACAATGCACAATTAGACACTGCTGATGTCCTTAAACCGAACATCATGGCTCCAGGATCCTTGATATGGGCGTCCTGGAGCCCTACTAGTGAAGGAGATCAATACATCAAAG GGCAGAATTTTGCATTATTATCTGGAACAAGCATGGCTACTCCACACATAGCTGGAATTGCTGCTCTAATAAAAGAGAGGCACCCCAGGTGGAGTCCTGCAGCCATTATATCTGCAATGATGACAACTGCAGATGTAACTGGCCGCTCTGGTACCCCTATTTTAGCCCAACAAGCCAACCAGCTAGCTCCTGCTACTCCTTTTGATCTTGGAGCTGGACTTATCAACCCATCACGAGCCATTGACCCTGGACTTATTTTTAAGGCAAAATTTAAACACTATGTGTTGTTTCTGTGTTCAGTTCCAGGAGTCGATGAAATGTCTGTAAGACGAGCAGTTGGAGTTGGTTGCCCGAATAAGAAAAAAGCATGGTGCTCGGATTTAAACACACCAAGTGTGACAATTTCAAATTTGATAGGCTCAAGAAATGTGATCAGGAGGGTCACTAACGTCGGTGGTGGAGATGAAAAGTACCAGGTGATCGTGCAAGAGCCTCTAGGCGTGAGTGTTTCTGTAACGCCACAAGTGTTTAAGATCATTGCAGATGCGTCAAGACGTATTACTATTGTCCTAAATGCAACTCAAACAACCAACACTTACTCATTTGGCGAAATCGTCTTCCTAGGTAATCAAAACCATACAGTTCGAATGCCTTTGGCTGTGTTTGTAAGCAGCACTTTACATTCATGA
- the LOC107868493 gene encoding uncharacterized protein LOC107868493 isoform X2, translating to MPTRMVTYLRERTVYVAVLVEGPRRRKNSSTNNKIHHYQHQHLHVRHVVNGRGYNRKAQLLEYSRNLRAANRSQPSVSQPVQRQNSQPSTPMVPQHVQRQNSQIVAVKNKPKYVTVPACMGNWKFVMPRFLRSFMSQNKKSKKKKKKNMASKTNKIKAMVKSFQVQRKSGLFSKFFASVRKGHR from the exons atgccAACAAGAATG GTAACATACTTAAGAGAAAGAACTGTATATGTAGCTGTTCTTGTAGAGGGACCAAGAAGAAGGAAAAACagttcaacaaacaacaaaattcaTCACTATCAACATCAACATCTTCATGTTAGACATGTTGTTAATGGTAGAGGATACAATAGGAAAGCTCAACTTCTTGAATACTCAAGAAATCTTCGAGCTGCGAATCGATCACAACCATCAGTTTCACAGCCAGTCCAAAGACAGAATTCTCAG CCATCAACACCTATGGTTCCACAGCACGTCCAAAGACAGAATTCACAG ATAGTTGCAGTGAAAAACAAGCCAAAATATGTAACTGTACCAGCTTGTATGGGGAACTGGAAATTTGTTATGCCAAGGTTCCTCAGATCATTCATGTCTCAGAATAAGAAatccaagaagaagaagaagaagaatatggcTTCTAAAACCAATAAAATAAAAGCCATGGTGAAAAGTTTTCAG GTTCAAAGAAAGTCTGGCCTATTCTCCAAATTTTTTGCTTCAGTACGGAAGGGTCATCGATGA